From a single Girardinichthys multiradiatus isolate DD_20200921_A chromosome 17, DD_fGirMul_XY1, whole genome shotgun sequence genomic region:
- the LOC124882734 gene encoding proline and serine-rich protein 2: MDVRLQGNSQLHHAVNGGTSRNSRPGKDNNLHYLSREEQECIQFFEETIGSLEESMGEEQQRLGQRRPSERNSQPVEQVDGLSSLAQNREVSSHDIIDLVHPKPDSMQTKKPIFSTSHPDFNHILPPPERHFEAKLRHDNFPSEYNAPLRSASFGPTDSHPSYHPPGSVPTPVLIAQKIAENQGDGTSSMHPSSLLRRLSIESDKTPRDRSNISVKHGPPTSTKPTHYPPNINVVLGGKEHQKPVSNVNIYERQEQMLANLAGTSNHPLEDNSQQGVEQDTQNSPSCSISFTDPAPDKSRMEALSKLGLTRDRPTSLQITPGNSPKEPLRGQDTRALSPDTSQTLKAEISTNIPEPDLPIPPPTFFNDDKNTEIFHKHSFSSHDEKGSKLNPSYPTMSQKRYPSPPPAEVTFPAFNSFGGKSIVVHPPLSQKNEPTTSPSSSEPKNLSLALSNSIELNPYGGKSKVMTPATTPIARTNLPDILSSHIDTRETIPAKTDPQPVESNKYGGKSRSFDPVSGLYRTSESQSKSVKPPAPTPAPRPPRHSYHGVVPAQKPPARASSPEYRRRPSSTFRPQGITVQFCGRGAMNESRREALKRLGLLKNS; encoded by the exons ATGGATGTCCGTCTGCAGGGCAACTCTCAGCTCCACCACGCAGTCAACGGCGGCACCAGTCGAAATTCTCGGCCTGGC AAAGACAATAATCTGCATTATCTGAGCCGAGAGGAACAGGAGTGTATCCAGTTCTTTGAGGAAACCATTGGGTCTTTGGAGGAGAGTATGGGTGAGGAACAACAAAGGCTTGGACAGAGGAGGCCCTCTGAACGCAACAGTCAGCCTGTTGAACAGGTTGATGGACTTTCAAGCCTGGCTCAGAACCGTGAGGTGTCGTCTCACGATATAATCGATCTTGTCCACCCAAAACCAGACTCGATGCAAACTAAAAAGCCAATCTTCAGCACCAGCCATCCAG ATTTTAACCACATATTACCACCTCCTGAAAGACACTTTGAGGCAAAGCTAAGGCATGACAATTTCCCTTCAGAGTATAATGCTCCTTTACGCAGTGCAAGCTTTGGGCCTACAGACAGCCATCCCTCCTACCACCCTCCAGGCAGTGTCCCAACTCCAGTTTTGATTGCCCAGAAGATAGCAGAGAACCAGGGAGATGGAACGTCAAGCATGCATCCTTCCTCTTTACTCCGTCGCCTTAGCATAGAGTCGGACAAAACACCAAGAGACAGATCTAATATTTCTGTGAAACATGGTCCTCCTACCTCAACAAAGCCAACTCACTATCCTCCAAACATCAATGTGGTTCTTGGTGGAAAGGAGCACCAAAAACCAGTGTCTAATGTAAACATCTATGAGCGACAGGAGCAGATGTTGGCAAACCTGGCAGGTACTTCCAATCATCCGCTGGAGGATAATTCTCAGCAAGGTGTGGAGCAGGACACTCAAAACAGTCCATCTTGTAGTATTTCCTTTACAGACCCAGCACCGGATAAATCCAGAATGGAGGCCCTGTCAAAGCTGGGCCTGACAAGGGACAGACCTACATCACTCCAGATAACACCTGGCAACTCCCCAAAAGAACCCCTCAGAGGTCAAGACACCAGAGCCTTATCTCCAGACACCAGTCAAACTCTGAAAGCAGAAATCAGCACCAACATTCCAGAACCAGATTTACCAATACCACCTCCAACATTTTTTAATGATGACAAAAATACAGAGATCTTCCACAAACATTCCTTCAGCAGCCATGATGAAAAAGGTTCTAAACTGAACCCATCATATCCAACAATGTCCCAAAAGAGATATCCTTCCCCTCCTCCAGCTGAGGTCACCTTTCCAGCATTTAACAGCTTTGGAGGTAAATCCATTGTGGTCCATCCCCCTTTATCCCAAAAGAACGAACCAACAACCTCTCCAAGTAGCTCTGAACCTAAAAACCTTTCACTTGCACTTTCTAACTCCATAGAGCTCAATCCCTACGGAGGAAAATCAAAAGTTATGACCCCTGCAACTACACCCATAGCCAGGACTAATCTACCTGACATCCTCAGCTCTCATATTGATACAAGAGAAACCATTCCTGCCAAAACAGATCCACAACCCGTTGAGTCTAACAAGTATGGAGGAAAGAGCCGAAGCTTTGATCCTGTTTCCGGGCTTTATCGGACATCAGAAAGCCAAAGTAAAAGTGTCAAACCTCCAGCCCCAACCCCAGCCCCTAGACCTCCTCGTCATTCCTACCATGGTGTGGTTCCTGCTCAGAAACCACCAGCAAGAGCCTCGTCTCCCGAATACAGGCGAAGGCCCAGCTCCACGTTCCGTCCTCAAGGCATTACCGTACAGTTTTGTGGACGAGGAGCCATGAATGAATCACGCAGGGAGGCCTTAAAGAGACTGGGTCTGCTGAAAAACTCCTAA